In one window of Patagioenas fasciata isolate bPatFas1 chromosome 34, bPatFas1.hap1, whole genome shotgun sequence DNA:
- the ZBTB12 gene encoding zinc finger and BTB domain-containing protein 12, producing the protein MSSCLDLLRFHLPGHEAAALRSMNRLRAEERFCDVTIVARGLRFRGHRVILAACSPFLRDQFLLNPAAELRVSLAHSARVLADLLLSCYTGALEFAGRDLVNYLTAASYLQMEHVVERCRGALARFIQAPPPPVVPKDDEDDEDDAAGDVCIVKVEPARRKRRERAWAGPRGEGVAATPRPPPLGVVKACYSLAEDAEGEGLLIFPSAAAAGDANRGGHGGANRGTHGATNRGGHGAANRGGDDADGAGDDADRTMGNADGPIDDADRMVDDADRMGDDAERMGDDAERMGDDADRMVGNPDRMVGNPDRMVGNPDRMTGNPDRMVGNPDRMAAMAAALSPSPGSSSSSAAPARCGKCGDSFQGVEKLVFHMRAQHFVFMCPRCGKQFNHSSNLNRHMNVHRGVKSHGCGVCGKSFTQKSTLHDHMNLHSGERPYRCSYCDVRFAHKPAIRRHLKEQHGKTTAENVMEAGGGEGNVLLR; encoded by the coding sequence atgTCCTCCTGCCTGGACCTCCTCCGCTTCCACCTGCCGGGCCACGAGGCGGCGGCGCTGCGCAGCATGAACCGCCTGCGCGCCGAGGAGCGCTTCTGCGACGTCACCATCGTGGCGCGGGGGCTGCGCTTCCGGGGCCACCGCGTCATCCTGGCCGCCTGCTCGCCCTTCCTGCGCGACCAGTTCCTGCTCAACCCCGCGGCCGAGCTGCGCGTCTCGCTGGCCCACAGCGCCCGCGTGCTGGCCgacctcctgctctcctgctacaCCGGGGCGCTCGAGTTCGCCGGCAGGGATTTGGTGAATTACCTCACCGCGGCCAGCTACCTGCAGATGGAGCACGTGGTGGAGCGGTGCCGGGGGGCGCTGGCGCGGTTCATCCAGGCGCCACCGCCCCCCGTGGTGCCCAAGGACGACGAGGACGACGAGGACGACGCGGCGGGCGACGTTTGCATCGTGAAAGTGGAGCCGGCGCGGCGGAAAAGGCGGGAGCGCGCCTGGGCGGGGCCGCGCGGGGAGGGCGTGGCCGCCACGCCACGCCCGCCGCCGCTGGGCGTGGTCAAGGCGTGTTACAGCCTGGCCGAGGACGCCGAGGGGGAGGGGCTGCTCATCTTCCCCAGCGCCGCCGCTGCCGGGGACGCCAACAGGGGGGGACACGGCGGCGCTAATAGGGGGACACACGGCGCCACCAATAGGGGGGGACACGGCGCCGCCAACAGGGGGGGTGACGACGCGGACGGAGCGGGCGACGACGCCGATAGGACGATGGGCAACGCGGACGGGCCAATCGACGACGCCGATAGGATGGTTGACGACGCGGACAGGATGGGCGACGACGCCGAGAGGATGGGCGACGACGCCGAGAGGATGGGCGACGACGCCGATAGGATGGTCGGCAACCCGGATAGGATGGTCGGCAACCCGGATAGGATGGTCGGCAACCCGGATAGGATGACTGGCAACCCGGATAGGATGGTTGGCAACCCGGATAGGATGGCGGCCATGGCGGCCGCGCTGTCACCATCCCCGGGCTCCTCCTCGTCCTCGGCCGCCCCGGCGCGTTGCGGCAAATGCGGCGACTCCTTCCAGGGGGTGGAGAAGCTGGTTTTCCACATGCGGGCGCAGCATTTCGTGTTCATGTGCCCGCGCTGCGGGAAGCAGttcaaccacagcagcaacctgAACCGGCACATGAACGTGCACCGCGGCGTGAAGTCGCACGGCTGCGGCGTCTGCGGGAAGAGCTTCACGCAGAAATCCACGCTGCACGACCACATGAACCTGCACAGCGGGGAGCGCCCCTACCGCTGCTCCTACTGCGACGTGCGCTTCGCCCACAAACCCGCCATCCGGCGCCACCTCAAGGAGCAGCACGGCAAGACCACGGCCGAGAACGTGATGGAGgccgggggaggggaggggaacgTGCTGCTGCGGTga